From the genome of Spinacia oleracea cultivar Varoflay chromosome 2, BTI_SOV_V1, whole genome shotgun sequence, one region includes:
- the LOC130466840 gene encoding uncharacterized protein isoform X1 has product MADSLTDLPEGVLEEIVRRLPLLDSGNLAHLHPKLGRIYRQMIISELEEGGITWSDFVVLIDGVLTTHVGVLDRLSIRLSQNYSKQGNQGDIIAAATRWLAHGRRLHVSILELEGISRGGGGVINRVITTINLQHFHNWEELSQLHLSSIHFPVLDGVGTTTTLVSLPNLYYLDLQHIAMADGNDLGNFLNGCPNLRRFTLHIGLGNGSLSLNLPLLELLEISHVRWIVTFTHLPSLTDFHLHSRDLIRFRVFGQPMSQVPIPWARRLIVSTVQSLCITVLDDLRAVITFIQCFPSLRHLHLIWHAPTTIDRGFDHVYELLSLDTVTIGGMSPWLDEPPVRVFVEYVLRHSPNLSRLSLVVPRHPHVRVLGDDYLSEICQMIRELPRASQQAQLECSWRHN; this is encoded by the exons atggcTGATTCTCTCACCGATCTTCCAGAAGGAGTTCTTGAGGAAATCGTTCGCCGATTACCACTTTTGGACTCCGGTAATTTAGCGCATCTTCATCCAAAACTAGGTCGAATTTACCGTCAAATGATTATCTCAGAGCTAGAAGAGGGCGGCATTACTTGGTCTGATTTTGTGGTTCTCATTGACGGCGTTTTAACGACTCATGTTGGGGTTCTTGATAGGTTATCCATTAGGTTATCACAAAACTACTCCAAACAAGGTAATCAGGGTGACATCATTGCTGCCGCCACCAGATGGTTGGCTCATGGTCGTCGTCTTCATGTCTCCATTCTTGAGTTAGAGGGTATCTCAAGAGGCGGCGGCGGTGTAATAAATCGCGTAATTACTACTATTAATCTCCAACATTTTCATAATTGGGAAGAATTATCTCAACTTCATCTTTCCTCTATACATTTCcctgttcttgatggtgttggGACGACGACGACTCTAGTCAGTTTACCTAATCTGTATTACCTCGATTTGCAACACATTGCAATGGCTGACGGTAATGATCTGGGGAACTTCTTGAATGGTTGTCCTAATCTTCGACGCTTTACCCTTCATATCGGTTTGGGAAATGGTTCATTGTCTCTCAATTTGCCGCTTCTTGAGTTGCTTGAAATCTCGCATGTCAGATGGATTGTCACCTTTACCCATTTACCTTCGCTCACCGATTTTCACCTTCATTCTCGCGACCTCATTCGGTTTCGGGTTTTCGGACAACCCATGTCCCAG gtCCCTATTCCTTGGGCTCGACGACTCATAGTGTCCACCGTTCAGAGTCTTTGTATTACTGTGTTGGACGATTTACGTGCAGTCATTACATTTATACAGTGTTTTCCGTCGCTTCGTCATCTCCACCTCATTTGGCATGCC CCAACAACCATTGATCGTGGATTCGATCATGTGTACGAGCTTTTGTCACTTGACACGGTTACTATAGGAGGGATGAGCCCTTGGTTGGATGAGCCTCCGGTACGGGTATTTGTGGAGTATGTATTACGACATAGTCCGAATCTGAGCAGACTGTCACTTGTTGTTCCTCGGCATCCACATGTTCGTGTTCTAGGAGATGACTACCTTTCCGAGATCTGTCAGATGATCAGAGAACTTCCCCGAGCATCTCAACAAGCACAACTTGAGTGTTCATGGAGACACAACTGA
- the LOC130466840 gene encoding uncharacterized protein isoform X2, whose amino-acid sequence MADSLTDLPEGVLEEIVRRLPLLDSGNLAHLHPKLGRIYRQMIISELEEGGITWSDFVVLIDGVLTTHVGVLDRLSIRLSQNYSKQGNQGDIIAAATRWLAHGRRLHVSILELEGISRGGGGVINRVITTINLQHFHNWEELSQLHLSSIHFPVLDGVGTTTTLVSLPNLYYLDLQHIAMADGNDLGNFLNGCPNLRRFTLHIGLGNGSLSLNLPLLELLEISHVRWIVTFTHLPSLTDFHLHSRDLIRFRVFGQPMSQVPIPWARRLIVSTVQSLCITVLDDLRAVITFIQCFPSLRHLHLIWHAEG is encoded by the exons atggcTGATTCTCTCACCGATCTTCCAGAAGGAGTTCTTGAGGAAATCGTTCGCCGATTACCACTTTTGGACTCCGGTAATTTAGCGCATCTTCATCCAAAACTAGGTCGAATTTACCGTCAAATGATTATCTCAGAGCTAGAAGAGGGCGGCATTACTTGGTCTGATTTTGTGGTTCTCATTGACGGCGTTTTAACGACTCATGTTGGGGTTCTTGATAGGTTATCCATTAGGTTATCACAAAACTACTCCAAACAAGGTAATCAGGGTGACATCATTGCTGCCGCCACCAGATGGTTGGCTCATGGTCGTCGTCTTCATGTCTCCATTCTTGAGTTAGAGGGTATCTCAAGAGGCGGCGGCGGTGTAATAAATCGCGTAATTACTACTATTAATCTCCAACATTTTCATAATTGGGAAGAATTATCTCAACTTCATCTTTCCTCTATACATTTCcctgttcttgatggtgttggGACGACGACGACTCTAGTCAGTTTACCTAATCTGTATTACCTCGATTTGCAACACATTGCAATGGCTGACGGTAATGATCTGGGGAACTTCTTGAATGGTTGTCCTAATCTTCGACGCTTTACCCTTCATATCGGTTTGGGAAATGGTTCATTGTCTCTCAATTTGCCGCTTCTTGAGTTGCTTGAAATCTCGCATGTCAGATGGATTGTCACCTTTACCCATTTACCTTCGCTCACCGATTTTCACCTTCATTCTCGCGACCTCATTCGGTTTCGGGTTTTCGGACAACCCATGTCCCAG gtCCCTATTCCTTGGGCTCGACGACTCATAGTGTCCACCGTTCAGAGTCTTTGTATTACTGTGTTGGACGATTTACGTGCAGTCATTACATTTATACAGTGTTTTCCGTCGCTTCGTCATCTCCACCTCATTTGGCATGCC GAGGGATGA